TTGTCAACCAGATCCTGAGATTCTAGATTGTTATCTGAAATGCACTGTAGAACATTTCGCAGAATACGAATTGATGTATCCTTGCGCCTAACCTGAGCTCTCAGgttcaacatatatataattAGCATGCAACTATGTATGAAGATTGATAATTAAGGAGATGGAATTTGAAAGAGGAAGAGAACCTTAATTTCAATGGGCTTTTTTCCACCAATTTTACCCCGAATCTGATTTGCACTCGCTATTTCGAGCCGCAAGAGACCAACTGGGTCAATCTTGTCAGCCAACTTATATGCACAAATGAATCTAACAGCTTCAATATACTGCTGCTTCTCAATAAGATTTTGAACAAAATCTGAGACACAAGATAATTTTAATTCATCAAACCTAAAACAAGAAATCTCCCTCAGAATAATACTTCGTAAGAATCGACAGAAGAATTTGGACATTCTAGTACTGACATGATGGATTCAATTTCCTTCAAAAAGCTAACATCTTAATCTTACAGTACTATTTCATGTATCTCTGTAAATTTTTCCTCACAATTAAATAATATCTGAGATTGCCAAATTTGAACAAAAGTTTTTCTATCTTCTTTAGAATATCATAAAAAACAGCATGCATAtgttatccaaaaaaaaattcaggggaGGAAAGACAGCCATTTTTAGATTTAGATAATTTATGTAAAAACATCTTTTTCTCCTCCACCATGTCATTTTCAATATATCATGAAACTACAAAAACACCACCCAAAATAAATAAGGACAATTTTTAACAAACATACCGGATATTTTATCTGCAAAACCAAGGTTCCGAAACAGCTCTACAGCTTGCTTGTGCTGAGCAACGAATTCAAAAAGTTTGAAAACTTCATCTTCATTGAAGAAAGAAACTAATCCATAAATAGATAAAAGCAGTAGAAAACCCAGAACCACGGAAGAATTTTCATAGCTCGGGTTCATGTTTGCTTTCAAAGCAATTGCTAGCCTTTTTGCCGAGCTTCTTATATGGGGTTTAATACGCGGTGATGGTGAGATTCTCATCAGTTGACCTAAGAGAATGATATGACTCCCATCAATAACTACGCCTTCTTTTCCCTTACTGTCACGTGGAACAATAGGGTTCTGAATTATATCCAAAGCAAGTGTTGCTGGATCTGTTGATGCTTGGAGACAAGCAAAAATGTCATTCCCAATCAACTCAGGATCATTTGAGAGCAGCTGCAAACTTCTTCCATCAGCTGTCATGGGACAAATTTGATTATCTGGGTAAAAGATAGAAATTAACATTTAGGCAGAAGACATTTAAGCTCCCTCAAGTTAATTAAGGCATCTAAAATTAAGGTGACAATGGGGAAACAAAGATCAAAGAATGTGCAGTATGAAAGTCTGCAATGATGCGAAGCTGTGCAAGAGTGATATGGATGGGCAAGGCAAGGAAAGGCACTATATACGAATATTTACAAGCAATATCATCAAAGTTATATAATTGAACCACTATAAATTGTATAAGATTAATGAGAGGACAAGAAACACAATAGGGGAGAGAACAATGTAATACATACGAGTGGTGAAATAAATGCACACGTGAGTTCTAAGTTTTAACAAGACACCTAGATCCACGTTTTATTTTCATAGATATCTACAATGGAGCCATAACTGATTCTATAGGTAAACATCATTGCATCATACAGTTGATGTCACCTAAACTAGAGGTATTCAGCATTGCCATTAGATAGCTACAGAAGTTACAAGGAGAATGTTGAACAGGAAATGGTTTTATAATACTCCCAAAAAATAAGATAACTCCTTGTGGACTTAAAAAATAAAGGCCAAAAAGAAAATTTACAGGTATTTggtatattatatatatggCATTTAGCATTTGACTTACGAATAAGGATTGAAAAGACATTTTATATTTGAAGACTTCGGCAATAATATGAATCTTATGATCACTATCATGATGTTTTAAGACGGATTGTAAGCCTCTCACATGTGGCAGAAACATCCATAAGGGGATTAGGATCCTCTCATGTCATATGACAATGTCAAGTGAAGTATTGAGTGTATCTCTCTTCATGAACATTCAAAGGGTCCCACCGATTTCCACTTATTTATAAGGcatgaaaagagagatagacACAAAATTTCAACAGAGAAAATGAGAAAGTTTCCACATGAGAGGATACTGATCCACATCCATAAGGACTGCTTTGATTGAATTGAACCAAATAAAAGAAGCAAAGAAAATTTGGACTTGTCTTTATTGTGAAGACTGCAATTAAACAACATAGTGGAGGATGTAAAGTGAGAGTTTTGGCATGTAAGATCTTCTACGAGTGTTTGAGAAGGACGAAAAATACAATTTCAGTCAGTTGGACACCAAATCTTAGAAGATATCAGCTATCTATCTATGATCTATCTATCCATAAGAAAATTAAGGAAGCCTTTCAATTTGATTAAGATATACAATATTAACCTGACTACAGAGATTTTCAATAAAATTCAGATCAGGCGAATAAAGATATCAATATAATTAAAGAAAGCAGTTCACAGGTCAGTTGAAAATGTTTCAATAAAATAGAGAAAGAAGCGTCTATATTTTTACCTGGTAGTTTCTCAATATTACCAAGGACTTGTGGAGCCTGACAATGCTGGGAAATTATATCAAGAAGCCTCTTACGTTCATGTTCAATGAAAGATGAACCAATCTCATAAGTAGCAACAAACTTCAAAAAATCCAGCACCTCCAAAAAATCAGTATCAGCTACAGTTATACCAGCCTTCCAGTCACTTGCAAATTTCATTGCTTCTTGTTTTACATGAGAACTTATTACTGGAGAAGATTTCTTTAATTCGTCCAACAAAAGGTTACGTATTCTCCTTGAAATATTTGCATCCCATTCAGCAAGTTCTTGCCTTAACTGAGGAGGACAGAAACCTTTTATCGTGTCTAGCACAACTATACCAGGGTCAGAAGATTTTTGAAGAGCATCAGAGACTTGACTGCACACCAactcataattttttaaatgatttaaGAACAACTGCAAATTCTTGCAATTATTTGCACTGTAGGCATCTGTAAAATCCTGCGGCTCAGCCTTCACTTGATGAAGGATATTAGACTTCTCATTCAACAGTTGTCCCTCTTCAAATGATTTTCTTAATGATTTATATTGCTTCTCTTTTAATTCAAGCTCCTCCTGTTGCCTTCCCAATTGACATTCTTTTGAATTAAGATGCTTCACTCTTCCTTCAAACTTCTTTTCTTCTGACTCAAGATTCTTGAGTGCCAGCCTAAACTGCGCCTCTTTTAGCTCAAGCTCCTTCACTTGTTCTTCATATTGATTCCTTTTGGACTCAAGATCCTCAATCTGATCTTCTTTTGATTTGAGGTCCTTCAGTTGCACATTAAAATGTGCTTCTTTCAACTCAAGCTCCTTCAGTTTTTCTTCATAAAGGTTCCATTCGGACTCAAGATCCTTCATTTGTGCTTCCAACTGGTTCTCTTTTGACTTGTGCCCCTCCAGTTGCCCATTAAGCATTGCCTCTCTTGACTCAATTTCCTTCATTTGTGCTACAAATTGATTCTTTTGGGACTCAAGATCCTTCACTTGTCCTTCAAATTCTTTCTCTTTTGATTCAAGTTCTTTTGCTCGCACCTCAAACTGTTTCTCCTTTGCCTTAAGCTCCTGCACTTGCCCATCATATTGCTTCTCTTTTGATTCAAGCTTTTTCTCTTTTGATGAGTGCGCCTTCACTTGTCCCCTAAACTGCTTCTGTTCTGTTTCAAACTGCTTCATTTGTCCTTCAAAATGCTTCTGTTTTGAATCAAATTCCTTCAATTgttcttcaaattgcttccGTTTTGATTCGAGCTCCTGCAGCTGTCCTTCTAAGTGCTTCTCTTTTGATTTTAACTGCTTCACTTGACCTTCAAATTGCTTCTCCTTCAATTCAATCTCCTTCACTCTTCCTTCAAATTGCTTCTCTTTCGAAGCCAGCTCCATCACTCTTCCTATCAATTGCTTCTCTTGTGATTCAAGCTCCATGGCTTGTCCTTCAAGTTCCTTCTCTTTTGAAGAGAGGTCCTTGGCTTGCCCTTCACATTGCTTCTCCCTCAATTCAATCTCCTTCACTCTACCTCCAAATTGCTTCTCTTTTGATTTAAATTCTTCCACTCTTCCTTCAAATTGCTTCTCTTTTGATTCAAATTCTTTCACTCTTTCTTCATATTTCCTCTCCTTTGCCTTCAGCTCCTTGCCATGTCCTCCATATTGCCTCTCTTTCGACTCGAACTCCTTCAATCTCCCTTCAAATTGCTTCTTCATCGACTCAAGGTCCTTCACTCCTTCTCCAAGCTTCCTCTCTCTCTTCTCAAGCTCCGCGCTCTTTTCTCTCATCGACCTCTGGAAAGAATCAAACTCCTTCTTGTTTGATTCAAGCTCCTTCACAAGCTGATTGATCTTCACTTGCATTGAGTTGAGCAAATTCCTCCTCTTAAACTCCAGTTCCTTCCCTTCTCCATCGATCAACCTCTGCATCGAGTTGAGCTCTTCCTCCTTCACCCTAAGCTCCGTATTGCAGTCAGCAATTCTCACCGAAAGTTCCCTGAGCTGCTCCCCCTtccactcacaatccctgtgaaTATTGTGTAACTCAACGTCCTTCCCCCGGAGCTCCTTCTCCCGCTCTAGAATCAACCCTTCGACCAAAGAGAGCCTACTTTCCTTCGCGCTGAGATCAGCACCGCAACCCTCAATCGTCCTCTGCATCTTCTTGTGAACTTCATCACGCTCACTGATTAACTGGTGCATCATCTCGAGTTGCCAGTTGCACTCATCCTCCTTCAATCTCAAATTCCTCTCGCCCTCGCATATCTGCTTCTTAACCGATTTCAGCGCCTCTCCCATGACCTCGAGC
This portion of the Lotus japonicus ecotype B-129 chromosome 3, LjGifu_v1.2 genome encodes:
- the LOC130745092 gene encoding uncharacterized protein LOC130745092, encoding MECGLVLEPELQRLIHENQKDYDAIVQETIMESSAEIELKEQELALLRKSINECRVKREAQVHRIHLLERLIEDRSKSLDSKEKQVSSIKRQLSSYCRDIDAKEREYRTLQRSVEERSLELEVMGEALKSVKKQICEGERNLRLKEDECNWQLEMMHQLISERDEVHKKMQRTIEGCGADLSAKESRLSLVEGLILEREKELRGKDVELHNIHRDCEWKGEQLRELSVRIADCNTELRVKEEELNSMQRLIDGEGKELEFKRRNLLNSMQVKINQLVKELESNKKEFDSFQRSMREKSAELEKRERKLGEGVKDLESMKKQFEGRLKEFESKERQYGGHGKELKAKERKYEERVKEFESKEKQFEGRVEEFKSKEKQFGGRVKEIELREKQCEGQAKDLSSKEKELEGQAMELESQEKQLIGRVMELASKEKQFEGRVKEIELKEKQFEGQVKQLKSKEKHLEGQLQELESKRKQFEEQLKEFDSKQKHFEGQMKQFETEQKQFRGQVKAHSSKEKKLESKEKQYDGQVQELKAKEKQFEVRAKELESKEKEFEGQVKDLESQKNQFVAQMKEIESREAMLNGQLEGHKSKENQLEAQMKDLESEWNLYEEKLKELELKEAHFNVQLKDLKSKEDQIEDLESKRNQYEEQVKELELKEAQFRLALKNLESEEKKFEGRVKHLNSKECQLGRQQEELELKEKQYKSLRKSFEEGQLLNEKSNILHQVKAEPQDFTDAYSANNCKNLQLFLNHLKNYELVCSQVSDALQKSSDPGIVVLDTIKGFCPPQLRQELAEWDANISRRIRNLLLDELKKSSPVISSHVKQEAMKFASDWKAGITVADTDFLEVLDFLKFVATYEIGSSFIEHERKRLLDIISQHCQAPQVLGNIEKLPDNQICPMTADGRSLQLLSNDPELIGNDIFACLQASTDPATLALDIIQNPIVPRDSKGKEGVVIDGSHIILLGQLMRISPSPRIKPHIRSSAKRLAIALKANMNPSYENSSVVLGFLLLLSIYGLVSFFNEDEVFKLFEFVAQHKQAVELFRNLGFADKISVS